GCCTGGAGCGCGTCCTCGACGCGGTGCTTCTTCTCCTTCAGCTCGACCTCGGTGGCCGCGCCGACGCGGATCACCGCGACGCCGCCCGCCAGCTTCGCCAGCCGCTCCTGCAGCTTCTCGCGGTCGAAGTCGGAGGTCGTCTCGCCGATCTGGGTGCGGATCTGGGCGATGCGGCCCTTGATCGCGTCCTCGGAGCCACGGCCCTCGACCATCGTCGTCTCGTCCTTGTTGGACACGACGCGGCGCGCTCGGCCGAGATCCTGGACGGTCGCGGAGTCGAGCCGGCGGCCGACTTCCTCGGAGATGACCGCGGCGCCGGTCAGCACCGCGATGTCTTCGAGCATCGCCTTGCGGCGGTCGCCGAAGCCCGGGGCCTTGATCGCGAGCACGTTCAGCATGCCGCGCAGCTTGTTGACGACCAGCGTCGAGAGCGCCTCGCCATCCACATCCTCGGCGATGATGACCAGGTTCTTGGTGACCTGGACGATCTTCTCCAGCAGCGGCAGGATGTCCTGGATCGACGAGATCTTCTTGTCGGTGATGAGGATGTACGGCTCGTCGAGCGCGGCTTCCATCCGAGTCGGGTCGGTGATGAAGTAGGCCGAGATGTAGCCCCGGTCGAACTGCATGCCCTCGACGTACTCGGTCTCGAACTTGAGGCTCTTGCTCTCCTCGACCGTGATGACGCCGTCCTTGCCGACCTTGTCCATCACGTCGGCGATGAGCTTGCCGACTTCCTCATCCGCGGCCGAGATCGCCGCGACCTGGGCG
This region of Chloroflexota bacterium genomic DNA includes:
- the groL gene encoding chaperonin GroEL (60 kDa chaperone family; promotes refolding of misfolded polypeptides especially under stressful conditions; forms two stacked rings of heptamers to form a barrel-shaped 14mer; ends can be capped by GroES; misfolded proteins enter the barrel where they are refolded when GroES binds) codes for the protein MAAKQLNYSEEARRALKRGVDALADAVKITLGPKGRNVVLDKKFGPPTITNDGVTIAKEIELQDPFENMGAQLLKEAATKTNDVAGDGTTTATVLAQAIVHEGFRNVTSGANPLQLKKGVEKGVGAIIAELKKNSKTIGDKGEIAQVAAISAADEEVGKLIADVMDKVGKDGVITVEESKSLKFETEYVEGMQFDRGYISAYFITDPTRMEAALDEPYILITDKKISSIQDILPLLEKIVQVTKNLVIIAEDVDGEALSTLVVNKLRGMLNVLAIKAPGFGDRRKAMLEDIAVLTGAAVISEEVGRRLDSATVQDLGRARRVVSNKDETTMVEGRGSEDAIKGRIAQIRTQIGETTSDFDREKLQERLAKLAGGVAVIRVGAATEVELKEKKHRVEDALQA